From Streptomyces sp. HUAS MG91, the proteins below share one genomic window:
- a CDS encoding TlyA family RNA methyltransferase, translating to MAGVARRRLDAELVRRKLARSREHASQLIAAGRVSVGKTVATKPATQVETAAAIVVQQDDSDPEYVSRGGHKLAGALAAFLPQGLVVEGRRALDAGASTGGFTDVLLRSGVAHVVAVDVGYGQLAWSLQSDQRVTVKDRTNVRELTLEAIDEVPVDIVVGDLSFIPLGLVLPALVRCAAPDADLVLMVKPQFEVGKERLGSGGVVRSPELRAEAVRGVAAQAYRLGLGVRGVTASPLPGPSGNVEYFLWLRAGAPELDPADVDRAVAEGPR from the coding sequence GTGGCAGGTGTGGCACGTCGCCGCCTCGACGCCGAACTCGTCCGCCGCAAACTGGCCCGCTCGCGCGAGCACGCCAGCCAGCTGATCGCCGCCGGGCGGGTCAGCGTCGGCAAGACCGTCGCGACCAAACCCGCGACCCAGGTGGAGACGGCCGCGGCCATCGTCGTGCAGCAGGACGACAGCGACCCCGAGTACGTCTCGCGCGGCGGGCACAAGCTGGCGGGCGCCCTGGCGGCGTTCCTGCCGCAGGGGCTTGTCGTGGAGGGCCGGCGGGCCCTGGACGCCGGGGCCTCCACCGGTGGCTTCACCGACGTGCTGCTGCGCTCCGGCGTCGCGCACGTCGTCGCCGTCGACGTCGGGTACGGGCAGCTGGCCTGGTCGCTCCAGAGCGATCAACGCGTCACCGTCAAGGACCGTACGAACGTACGCGAACTGACGCTGGAGGCGATCGACGAGGTGCCCGTGGACATCGTCGTCGGAGACCTGTCCTTCATCCCGCTCGGCCTGGTGCTGCCCGCCCTGGTGCGGTGCGCGGCGCCCGACGCCGACCTGGTGCTGATGGTGAAGCCGCAGTTCGAGGTGGGCAAGGAACGGCTGGGCAGCGGCGGTGTCGTGCGCAGCCCGGAGCTGCGGGCCGAGGCCGTGCGCGGGGTCGCCGCGCAGGCGTATCGGCTGGGCCTCGGCGTGCGGGGCGTCACCGCGAGCCCGCTGCCCGGCCCGTCCGGGAACGTCGAGTACTTTCTGTGGCTGCGTGCCGGTGCGCCCGAACTGGACCCGGCCGACGTCGACCGTGCAGTGGCGGAGGGGCCGCGTTGA
- the recN gene encoding DNA repair protein RecN, whose amino-acid sequence MRIRSLGVIDDAVVELSPGFTAVTGETGAGKTMVVTSLGLLLGGRADPALVRIGAKHAVVEGSVTVPAGSGAAARAEEAGAELEDGVLLVSRTVSAEGRSRAHLGGRSVPVGVLAELADELVAVHGQTDQQGLLKQGRQRQALDRYAGDAVAKPLAKYAGGYKRLKAVGAELEEITTRARERAQEADLLRFGLDEIAAVEPRAGEDVELAEEASRLGHAEALASAAAAAHGALAGNPEDPEGVDAQTLVGAAHRALEAVRAHDSALGTLAERIGEVQILLTDVAAELAGYADDLDADPLRLAAVEERRAALTALTRKYGEDGGGTEAVLTWAERSAARLLELDGDDERIGELTAERDALRGELGLLAQELTHARVEAAARFAAAVTEELASLAMPHARISFDIRQTETDAADGVEVDGRTVTCGPSGADEVELLLAPHPGAPPRPIAKGASGGELSRVMLAVEVVFAGTDPVPTYLFDEVDAGVGGKAAVEIGRRLAKLAKSAQVVVVTHLPQVAAFADRQLLVEKTNDGSVTRSGVTVLEGEDRVRELSRMLAGQEDSETARAHAEELLAAARADA is encoded by the coding sequence ATGCGGATACGGTCGCTCGGAGTCATCGACGACGCGGTGGTCGAGCTGTCACCCGGTTTCACGGCGGTGACCGGTGAGACCGGCGCGGGCAAGACCATGGTCGTCACGAGCCTCGGGCTGTTGCTGGGCGGGCGCGCCGACCCCGCGCTCGTACGGATCGGCGCGAAGCACGCGGTGGTCGAGGGGAGCGTCACGGTGCCCGCCGGCTCCGGCGCGGCCGCACGGGCCGAGGAGGCCGGGGCCGAGCTGGAGGACGGTGTGCTGCTCGTCAGCCGTACCGTTTCCGCCGAGGGGCGCTCGCGGGCCCACCTGGGCGGCCGCTCGGTGCCCGTCGGCGTGCTCGCCGAACTCGCCGACGAACTCGTCGCGGTGCACGGCCAGACCGACCAGCAGGGACTGCTCAAGCAGGGGCGGCAGCGGCAGGCGCTCGACCGGTACGCCGGGGACGCCGTCGCGAAGCCGCTCGCCAAGTACGCGGGCGGGTACAAGCGGCTGAAGGCCGTCGGCGCCGAGCTGGAGGAGATCACCACGCGCGCCCGGGAGCGGGCGCAGGAAGCCGATCTGCTGCGCTTCGGGCTCGACGAGATCGCCGCCGTGGAGCCCCGCGCCGGGGAGGACGTCGAGCTGGCCGAGGAGGCGTCGCGGCTCGGCCACGCCGAAGCGCTGGCCTCCGCCGCCGCGGCCGCGCACGGCGCGCTCGCCGGGAACCCCGAGGACCCCGAGGGCGTGGACGCCCAGACGCTGGTCGGCGCCGCCCACCGGGCACTGGAAGCGGTGCGCGCGCACGACTCAGCCCTCGGTACGCTCGCCGAGCGGATCGGCGAGGTGCAGATCCTGCTCACCGACGTCGCCGCCGAACTCGCCGGATACGCGGACGACTTGGACGCCGACCCGCTCCGGCTCGCCGCCGTCGAGGAGCGCCGTGCCGCGCTGACCGCGCTCACGCGCAAGTACGGCGAGGACGGTGGCGGCACGGAGGCCGTACTGACCTGGGCCGAGCGGAGCGCCGCGCGCCTGCTCGAACTCGACGGCGACGACGAACGGATCGGCGAGCTGACGGCCGAGCGCGACGCGCTGCGCGGCGAACTCGGACTGCTCGCCCAGGAATTGACGCACGCCCGGGTGGAGGCGGCCGCGCGGTTCGCCGCAGCCGTCACCGAGGAGCTGGCCTCGCTCGCCATGCCGCACGCCCGGATCTCCTTCGACATCCGGCAGACCGAGACCGACGCCGCCGACGGCGTGGAGGTCGACGGACGGACCGTGACGTGCGGGCCGAGCGGCGCCGACGAGGTGGAGCTGCTGCTCGCCCCGCATCCCGGGGCCCCGCCGCGCCCGATCGCCAAGGGCGCCTCCGGCGGTGAGCTCTCCCGCGTGATGCTCGCGGTCGAGGTCGTCTTCGCCGGCACCGATCCGGTGCCCACCTACCTCTTCGACGAGGTCGACGCCGGTGTCGGCGGCAAGGCCGCCGTCGAGATCGGCCGGCGCCTTGCCAAGCTGGCCAAGTCGGCGCAGGTCGTGGTCGTCACGCACCTGCCGCAGGTCGCCGCGTTCGCCGACCGACAGCTGCTCGTCGAAAAGACGAACGACGGATCGGTCACCCGTTCCGGCGTCACCGTGCTCGAAGGGGAGGACCGCGTACGGGAGTTGTCGCGGATGCTCGCCGGCCAGGAGGACTCCGAGACGGCACGGGCGCACGCGGAGGAGCTGCTGGCGGCCGCCAGGGCCGACGCGTGA
- a CDS encoding SCP2 sterol-binding domain-containing protein → MATIEECREALGRLADSMAGADGDVRAAVALDRSLSCHIRDLDTTFSGRLDDGRIKVLDTRPGPPAEKAQIRLAMTGDDLVAMVDGRLNFAKAWAAGRVKLEASFRDLLRLRTLL, encoded by the coding sequence ATGGCGACGATTGAGGAGTGCCGGGAGGCACTCGGCAGGCTCGCGGACTCCATGGCGGGCGCGGACGGCGACGTACGCGCCGCCGTCGCCCTGGACCGTTCGCTGAGCTGCCACATCAGAGATCTGGACACGACGTTCTCCGGCCGCCTCGACGACGGCCGGATCAAGGTGCTCGACACCCGCCCGGGGCCGCCCGCCGAGAAGGCGCAGATCCGGCTGGCGATGACGGGCGACGACCTCGTGGCGATGGTGGACGGGCGGCTGAACTTCGCGAAGGCGTGGGCCGCCGGCCGTGTGAAGCTGGAGGCGTCCTTCCGCGACCTGCTGCGGCTCAGGACGCTGCTTTAG
- a CDS encoding NAD kinase — MTQTRARTVFLLAHTGRPAAVRSAELVVEGLLRSGLGVRVLESEASDLPLPDTVELVKEATPACLDGCELLIVLGGDGTLLRGAEFARASGVPMLGVNLGRVGFLAEAERDDLDKVVDRVVTKEYEVEERMTIDVVVHRNGDVVHRDWALNEAAVQKTEPERMLEVVLEIDGRPVTGFGCDGIVCATPTGSTAYAFSAGGPVVWPEVEALLMVPISAHALFAKPLVTSPDSVLAVEVQPHTPHGVLWCDGRRTVELPAGARVEVRRGAVPVRLARLHHAVFTDRLVAKFALPVAGWRGAPH; from the coding sequence TTGACCCAGACCCGAGCTCGTACTGTTTTCCTGCTCGCGCACACCGGACGGCCCGCGGCCGTCCGGAGCGCCGAACTCGTCGTCGAGGGCCTGCTGAGGAGCGGCCTCGGAGTGCGGGTCCTGGAGTCGGAGGCCTCCGATCTGCCGCTGCCGGACACCGTGGAGCTGGTGAAGGAGGCGACCCCGGCCTGCCTGGACGGGTGCGAACTGCTCATCGTGCTCGGCGGGGACGGGACGCTGCTGCGCGGCGCCGAGTTCGCCCGCGCCTCCGGAGTGCCGATGCTCGGGGTGAACCTGGGGCGCGTGGGCTTCCTGGCGGAGGCCGAGCGCGACGACCTGGACAAGGTCGTCGACCGCGTTGTCACCAAGGAGTACGAGGTCGAGGAGCGCATGACGATCGACGTCGTCGTGCACCGCAACGGCGATGTCGTGCACCGGGACTGGGCGCTCAACGAGGCGGCCGTGCAGAAGACCGAGCCCGAGCGGATGCTGGAGGTCGTCCTGGAGATCGACGGCCGGCCGGTCACCGGGTTCGGCTGCGACGGGATCGTGTGCGCGACCCCGACCGGGTCGACGGCGTACGCGTTCTCGGCGGGCGGGCCCGTGGTGTGGCCCGAGGTCGAGGCGCTGCTGATGGTGCCGATCAGCGCGCACGCGCTGTTCGCCAAGCCGCTGGTCACCTCGCCCGACTCGGTCCTGGCCGTCGAGGTGCAGCCGCACACCCCGCACGGGGTGCTGTGGTGCGACGGACGGCGCACCGTCGAACTGCCCGCGGGCGCGCGGGTGGAGGTGCGGCGCGGGGCCGTGCCGGTGCGGCTCGCCCGGCTCCACCACGCCGTCTTCACGGACCGGCTCGTCGCCAAGTTCGCACTGCCGGTGGCGGGTTGGCGCGGGGCGCCGCACTAG
- a CDS encoding ABC transporter ATP-binding protein, with protein MNRLIADDVTLGYDQRVIAEKLSVEIPDQSFTVIVGPNACGKSTLLRALSRMLKPSTGRVLLDGSVIQSMPAKKVAKTLGLLPQSSVAPDGITVADLVARGRYPHQGLLRQWSPEDEKVVNESMASTGVAELADRYVDELSGGQRQRVWIAMALAQQTPLLLLDEPTTYLDIQHQIDVLDLCADLHEEQGRTLVAVLHDLNHAARYATHLIALRDGEVIAEGAPKDIVTADLVERLFGMKCQVIDDPETGTPLVVPAARQARRQQAAPAEVAKAAS; from the coding sequence GTGAACAGGCTGATAGCCGACGACGTGACCCTCGGATACGACCAGCGCGTCATCGCCGAGAAGCTGTCCGTCGAGATCCCCGACCAGTCCTTCACGGTGATCGTCGGCCCGAACGCCTGCGGCAAATCGACGCTCCTGCGCGCCCTGTCGCGCATGCTCAAGCCCAGCACCGGCCGGGTCCTGCTCGACGGCAGCGTCATCCAGTCGATGCCGGCGAAGAAGGTCGCCAAGACGCTCGGCCTGCTCCCGCAGTCCTCCGTCGCGCCCGACGGCATCACCGTCGCCGACCTCGTCGCCCGCGGCCGCTACCCGCACCAGGGCCTGTTGCGCCAGTGGTCGCCCGAGGACGAGAAGGTCGTCAACGAGTCGATGGCGTCCACCGGCGTCGCCGAACTCGCCGACCGGTACGTGGATGAGCTCTCCGGCGGCCAGCGCCAGCGCGTGTGGATCGCCATGGCACTCGCCCAGCAGACCCCGCTGCTGCTGCTCGACGAGCCGACCACCTACCTCGACATCCAGCACCAGATCGACGTCCTCGACCTCTGCGCCGACCTGCACGAGGAGCAGGGGCGCACGCTCGTCGCCGTGCTCCACGACCTCAACCACGCCGCCCGCTACGCGACGCACCTGATCGCGCTGCGCGACGGCGAGGTGATCGCCGAGGGCGCGCCCAAGGACATCGTCACCGCCGACCTCGTCGAGCGGCTCTTCGGGATGAAGTGCCAGGTCATCGACGACCCGGAGACCGGGACGCCGCTCGTCGTGCCCGCGGCGCGGCAGGCCCGCAGGCAGCAGGCCGCTCCTGCGGAGGTCGCTAAAGCAGCGTCCTGA